The Zygosaccharomyces rouxii strain CBS732 chromosome A complete sequence genome window below encodes:
- the RAD9 gene encoding chromatin-binding protein RAD9 (weakly similar to uniprot|P14737 Saccharomyces cerevisiae YDR217C RAD9 DNA damage-dependent checkpoint protein required for cell-cycle arrest in G1/S intra-S and G2/M transmits checkpoint signal by activating Rad53p and Chk1p hyperphosphorylated by Mec1p and Tel1p potential Cdc28p substrate), with protein MSNGIIQSNDSVENSMKDPAMQETPIADHLMISNDVPHATDGSRDNTRSIGNGKVFSNDNVNENSGDYYSSPLVDKNRDMDVFSKESKGDEIEHLPQSPLRLNKRTPDLDKIADFFRNNRTPKQKRLLAQFESSVTQDTPVSQRRDHSPLRLKSNKKSSSTEYVRNLHSVDDEPSLEVTEADIQYNLNASREGKTLESQTDYEHTNRLKFFGQGTQSQEKLQTQGIQEVESFHHDNDTIQRPDNDYHEHTKISSNEKDPDVFMGNKTNDENMCHEETRVNDTTDGDISVQWVFRSNKNDQENSNKSTQIIPTGETQKDEMNSEFQNTQTSLSQANETQTQVVASFNAQETPVDHKKNEMESPTQIVRSPERNMDGNTQEIPSEPGRFSGVGAITEVLGTSPASKSRDIIDVESRSSSPRYSVPSVSRNDSEQERDNQGKVLLQISGKPELFPNFDIEPGAEENADKNTAIVISENDLTQDLPELEEQGSQEKRKEQESFRRIADGSFEESQEITKKTWKRSGRTRPTIVQEEEEEEEEEEGEEGELDERCRNHPKKKLRRGDTDHGHQVQVQTPDTSPQIDGEKSALTELRSGNEVPSESWLEKIRDFPQDVRKREEDFLSKKDIKFEDAVWCQYNLNYCFYPGRLISYDEKADGCWVVFETGQSLTKNDDIYYLDIRVGDTVNWHGRVHKVIALERRTQDPIVIRCIRGYDTIHLKKRNVSGKLGKKTSVVPLSSISLDLNEWAKRPKVILEEGSHTRAKAFKFLQHPIRGRKSITSLSPRKARLDSGATGRLTYKEDSDDESNDSVDSVGKNGIIELSSKLESPGLKRKLFNSQDPGIFKDCLFILSGLNEEKYELSEVIGSLGGRIVDAGFPDLFDFEFLEERDQHIEKYTLNLGWKSNIKSENLRFGCLLSTKHLRSLKYLETLALGWPTLHWKFVERCVSDGKLCTKNIHQYLLPSGESFRLNSRSEDQSGIIKSNDIFQFYLLLLQNALLKDQIGHNYHVLSDYVVIIFGHSGLDQFIRFILACLGVKTTFQISSKIGNFATIQNLNVLTNFTNTILLGQDNSKIIIYINGDNGLPNEILEEIKGRIWGEFVNGGQTSPNFHVESKEWLIQTLINGNSGFD; from the coding sequence ATGTCTAATGGAATAATACAGAGTAATGATTCTGTTGAAAATTCTATGAAGGATCCAGCTATGCAAGAGACTCCCATCGCTGATCATCTAATGATCTCCAATGATGTCCCACACGCGACTGATGGGAGTAGAGATAATACGAGATCTATAGGGAATGGAAAAGTCTTCTCCAATGACAATGTTAATGAAAATAGTGGCGATTATTATTCTTCACCTCTGGTTGATAAAAATCGTGATATGGATGTATTTAGTAAAGAATCCAAGGGAGATGAGATCGAACATTTGCCGCAATCACCTCTAAGGCTTAATAAAAGGACACCTGATCTAGACAAGATTGCAGATTTCTTTCGAAACAATAGGACTCCCAAGCAGAAAAGACTTCTAGCTCAGTTTGAATCTTCAGTGACACAAGATACTCCGGTTTCTCAACGGCGGGATCATTCTCCTCTTCGACTCAAGAGTAATAAAAAATCATCTAGTACCGAATATGTGAGAAATCTACATagtgttgatgatgaaccttCTCTAGAGGTGACAGAAGCAGATATTCAGTATAATTTGAATGCGAGCAGAGAGGGAAAAACTCTAGAGTCACAAACAGATTATGAACATACGAAtagattgaaattttttggCCAAGGAACTCAATCTCAGGAAAAACTACAGACTCAAGGAATTCAGGAAGTCGAAAGTTTTCATCATGATAACGATACAATACAGAGACCAGATAACGATTACCATGAACATACCAAAATTTCCtcaaatgaaaaagatcCTGATGTTTTCATGGGGAATAAAACCAACGATGAGAATATGTGCCATGAAGAAACTCGTGTAAATGATACCACTGACGGTGATATATCTGTACAATGGGTCTTCAGGTCCAATAAAAATGATCAAGAAAATAGTAACAAATCTACTCAGATAATACCCACCGGAGAAACGCAAaaagatgagatgaatagcgaatttcaaaataccCAAACGAGTCTCTCACAGGCTAATGAAACACAAACTCAAGTCGTCGCTTCTTTCAACGCTCAAGAGACTCCAGTGGATCACAAGAAGAACGAAATGGAGTCACCGACGCAAATTGTTCGATCTCCTGAACGTAATATGGATGGAAACACGCAAGAAATCCCTTCTGAACCAGGCAGATTCAGTGGTGTTGGTGCTATCACCGAAGTTCTGGGAACAAGCCCCGCCTCCAAGTCAAGGGATATTATTGATGTCGAATCAAGGTCCAGTTCTCCAAGATACAGTGTACCTTCAGTGTCCAGAAATGATTCGGAGCAAGAAAGAGATAATCAGGGAAAGGTCTTACTGCAGATCTCAGGTAAGCCAGAATTATTTCCCAACTTTGATATCGAGCCAGGGGCGGAAGAGAATGCAGATAAAAACACAGCTATTGTAATTAGTGAAAATGACCTTACCCAAGACTTACCTGAACTAGAAGAACAGGGTTCACAGgaaaagaggaaagaaCAGGAGTCATTCAGAAGAATCGCAGATGGttcatttgaagaatcaCAAGAGATCACTAAAAAAACTTGGaaaagaagtggaagaacTAGACCAACCATTGTgcaagaagaggaagaagaagaagaagaagaagagggagaagaaggagaattAGACGAGAGGTGCAGAAATCATCCGAAAAAAAAGTTACGACGTGGAGATACAGACCACGGTCATCAAGTTCAGGTGCAAACACCAGATACTAGTCCTCAGattgatggtgaaaaatcaGCCTTAACAGAACTTCGTTCTGGAAATGAAGTTCCATCTGAAAGTTGgttggaaaaaattagaGACTTCCCTCAAGATGTTAGGAAAAGGGAGGAAGATTTTTTATCTAAGAAAGATATCAAATTCGAGGATGCAGTTTGGTGTCAGTACAATCTCAACTACTGTTTTTACCCTGGCCGCCTGATTTCATACGATGAGAAGGCAGATGGTTGCTGGGTCGTCTTCGAAACTGGGCAATCATTGACAAAGAACGATGATATATATTACCTGGACATCAGGGTTGGTGATACGGTTAATTGGCATGGCAGAGTTCATAAAGTGATAGCATTGGAACGTAGAACTCAAGACCCCATTGTGATAAGGTGCATTCGCGGTTACGATACCATTCATCTCAAGAAACGGAATGTTTCTGGAAAACTAGGGAAAAAAACCTCTGTGGTACCGCTTTCATCGATTAGTTTAGATTTAAACGAATGGGCCAAAAGACCAAAAGTAATATTGGAGGAAGGTTCACATACCAGAGCCAAAGCCTTCAAGTTCCTGCAACATCCAATTCGTGGCAGGAAAAGCATCACCAGTTTATCCCCTAGGAAGGCCAGACTTGATTCAGGAGCAACGGGTAGACTGACATACAAAGAggattctgatgatgaatccaatgaTAGCGTGGATTCTGTTGGTAAAAATGGTATAATTGAATTATCTTCTAAATTGGAATCGCCTGGCTTGAAAAGGAAACTATTCAATTCCCAGGATCCAGGGATCTTTAAAGACTGTTTGTTCATATTGTCTGGTCTTAATGAGGAGAAATATGAGCTTTCAGAAGTGATAGGTTCATTAGGTGGGAGAATCGTTGATGCAGGGTTCCCCGACttatttgattttgaatttttagagGAGAGAGACCAACATATTGAGAAATATACGTTGAATTTGGGCTGGAAATCCAATATAAAATCAGAAAACCTTAGGTTTGGGTGTCTTCTTTCTACAAAACATCTTCGAAGCTTAAAATATCTGGAAACTTTGGCGTTAGGATGGCCCACTTTACATTGGAAATTTGTGGAACGGTGCGTCTCCGATGGTAAATTATGCACGAAGAACATACACCAATATCTTTTACCTTCAGGTGAAAGTTTTAGATTAAACTCACGAAGTGAAGATCAATCTGGTATAATTAAATCCAAcgatattttccaattttacCTCCTGCTTTTGCAAAATGCATTACTCAAGGATCAAATTGGACATAATTATCACGTTTTATCCGACTACGTCGTCATAATTTTTGGTCATTCAGGACTGGATCAATTCATAAGATTCATACTAGCTTGTTTGGGTGTCAAAACGACATTCCAAATTTCTAgtaaaattggaaattttgcGACAATCCAGAATTTAAATGTTTTAACGAATTTTACTAATACTATTTTGCTAGGACAAGACAATTCCAAAATAATTATTTACATCAATGGGGACAATGGGCTTccaaatgaaattttagaagAAATCAAGGGAAGAATTTGGGGAGAATTTGTTAATGGTGGACAAA
- the ADY4 gene encoding Ady4p (weakly similar to uniprot|Q05955 Saccharomyces cerevisiae YLR227C ADY4 Component of the meiotic outer plaque a membrane-organizing center that assembles on the cytoplasmic face of the spindle pole body during meiosis II and triggers the formation of the prospore membrane), with the protein MNYNELCYAGGKFEYHSLLEYLDEEIELIAKEFQTSLKYSEPLYRKVTKLILILCPEEKMRMIFDKSCYTRLQLEGLMNKEMLKYVELDFNVNPKVVAKALVKSTADHPNVFCYKVFLLLANKGILAYLANFDGDYLKGFIDFRWCLQFIYYIKRLDPLEGEIKNFLEDCERMFAILCAKCLMKEIEEKGDKQITSQLEILRLDEGSILQSLLFTVIDCTDPSMMTTGNYLDRYILSMFFESLGEIERFIAIFKGSLAEYECMPNVNDLALRVQREHLNDTIRRYILSMTTKLNGDPAIIRCIHKILECLVLYGGVHMGIIQFFYSLKKYYLGVLSAASELPFDSKLTKECVTLLDKICQEWDNVKTKSNSRLIQSPQILLKSMFGEFVIVDEVFDENRPLEHHHDLSIMLSSMKLKVKHKWLGEAHTFKEYSNSMWKIGMEWVVFWKDCYIDNHEELPLEMIQIFNGI; encoded by the exons ATGAATTATAATG aattgtGCTACGCAGGGGGAAAGTTTGAATACCATAGTCTTTTAGAATATCTGgatgaagagattgaattgattgccaaagaatttcaaacatctttgaaatattcaGAACCACTTTATCGTAAAGTTACAAAATTGATACTTATATTATGTCCAGAagagaagatgagaatgatATTTGACAAGAGTTGTTATACAAGATTACAGTTAGAAGGACTTATGAACAAGGAGATGTTAAAATACGTGGAGTTAGATTTTAATGTGAATCCTAAAGTTGTTGCCAAAGCATTAGTGAAGTCTACCGCTGATCATCCAAATGTTTTTTGTTATAAAGTTTTCCTCCTTTTGGCCAACAAGGGCATTTTAGCTTATCTTGCAAACTTTGATGGTGACTATTTGAAAGGATTCATTGACTTTAGATGGTGCCTGCAGTTTATCTACTATATTAAGCGACTGGATCCACTagaaggtgaaattaaGAATTTTTTGGAGGATTGTGAGAGGATGTTTGCCATACTATGTGCTAAATGTCTAAtgaaggaaattgaagaaaaaggtGATAAACAGATTACATCTCAATTagaaattttgagattggATGAAGGTAGTATTTTACAGAGTTTGTTGTTTACGGTGATAGACTGTACGGATCCTTCCATGATGACTACTGGTAATTATTTAGATCGATACATTTTGAGTATGTTCTTTGAATCACtaggtgaaattgaaagattcatagcaattttcaaaggtaGTTTGGCAGAATATGAATGTATGCCCAATGTTAATGACCTGGCACTTAGAGTTCAAAGGGAGCATTTGAACGATACGATAAGGCGGTACATTTTATCGATGACCACCAAATTAAATGGTGATCCAGCCATTATTCGCTGTATACATAAAATTCTGGAATGTTTGGTCTTATATGGTGGAGTTCACATGGGAATaatacaatttttctattCACTGAAGAAATACTATCTGGGGGTTTTATCAGCGGCTTCCGAACTTCCATTTGATAGTAAATTGACTAAAGAATGTGTCACTCTACTGGACAAGATTTGCCAAGAGTGGGATAATGTGAAAACTAAAAGCAATTCAAGATTGATTCAATCGCCGCAGATCTTACTGAAATCCATGTTTGGTGAATTTGTTATAGTAGATGAGGtctttgatgaaaatcGACCACTAGAACATCATCATGATTTATCGATTATGTTAAGctcaatgaaattaaaagTTAAGCATAAATGGCTTGGTGAAGCTCATActtttaaagaatattCAAATTCCATGTGGAAAATTGGAATGGAATGGGTAGTCTTTTGGAAAGACTGTTACATAGATAATcatgaagaattacctTTGGAAATGATTCAAATATTTAATGGCATTTAA
- the SPR28 gene encoding septin SPR28 (similar to uniprot|Q04921 Saccharomyces cerevisiae YDR218C SPR28 Septin-related protein expressed during sporulation), protein MPSAADIRRRRNASKEYRLCMLVLGERGIGKKTFLNNLCGKTVFPTEERIKEVPEPSQAHASPDIQLTTELVQLDDARSTPIDIVLFPGCGDCMDNTSTPGKIKEYLDAQFDIVLNEELRIKRSRVDTDSRSHVCIYFIRATSRGLREFDVQLMKQLGDRVNIIPVIGKADLLTSEELQHNKKLIMHDIAKHELNVFDFKNDKLQDSLVEADDFLCDGRNEKIPDVNIRDMLPFALICGDKEITEPRGEIAHVRNYQWGQIVVEDGSNSDFIFLKHILLGSHLQELKDVTNDVFYENYRTKMLLSKKVSVEYSREFMGPEPSQLPASATGSKRRNAFSVSSSVPEQEKDEYMPFSKEMEEKNKIIKAYQQKIEALEKMLKNNPDDAAAKACLEAIM, encoded by the coding sequence ATGCCTAGTGCCGCCGATATTAGACGCCGTAGAAATGCCAGTAAGGAGTACAGGCTATGCATGCTTGTTCTTGGGGAAAGGGgaattggtaaaaaaacCTTTCTGAATAACTTATGTGGTAAAACGGTTTTTCCCACAGAAGAGAGGATTAAAGAAGTGCCGGAACCATCACAGGCTCATGCAAGTCCTGATATCCAATTAACGACCGAACTGGTCCAATTGGATGATGCCAGATCTACGCCGATCGATATCGTTTTGTTCCCAGGATGTGGTGATTGCATGGATAATACTTCTACACCTgggaaaataaaagaatatttggatgcACAATTTGATATAGTCTTGAATGAAGAACTTAGAATCAAGAGAAGCCGAGTGGATACCGATAGTAGGTCTCATGTTTGCatttattttattagaGCCACGTCAAGAGGTCTTCGAGAGTTTGATGTGCAGCTAATGAAACAGCTGGGAGATAGAGTCAACATTATACCAGTGATTGGTAAAGCGGACTTGCTTACATCAGAAGAATTGCAAcacaacaaaaaattgatcatGCATGATATCGCTAAACATGAGTTGAACgtctttgattttaaaaatgaCAAACTACAGGATAGTTTGGTAGAAGCTGATGACTTTTTATGTGATGGGAGAAATGAGAAGATTCCAGACGTCAACATAAGGGACATGTTACCATTTGCCCTCATTTGTGGTGATAAGGAAATCACTGAACCTCGTGGTGAAATTGCACATGTGAGAAATTACCAATGGGGTCAAATTGTTGTGGAAGATGGTTCCAATTCcgattttatttttctcaAGCACATTTTACTTGGATCTCATTTGCAAGAGCTGAAGGATGTTACTAACGATGTATTTTACGAAAATTATAGAACAAAGATGCTTTTATCCAAAAAAGTATCAGTAGAATATTCTCGTGAATTTATGGGCCCAGAACCTTCTCAATTACCTGCATCTGCTACAGGATCGAAACGCAGAAACGCCTTCAGTgtttcatcatctgtacctgaacaagaaaaggaTGAGTACATGCCATTCTCTAAAGAAATggaggaaaagaataagatTATCAAGGCTTATCAGCAAAAGATCGAAGCATTagaaaaaatgttaaagAATAATCCCGACGATGCTGCTGCCAAGGCCTGCTTGGAGGCTATTATGTAG
- the BUR2 gene encoding Bur2p (similar to uniprot|Q05949 Saccharomyces cerevisiae YLR226W BUR2 Cyclin for the Sgv1p (Bur1p) protein kinase Sgv1p and Bur2p comprise a CDK-cyclin complex involved in transcriptional regulation through its phosphorylation of the carboxy-terminal domain of the largest subunit of RNA polymerase II), with the protein MSSESDNHQAATPTAPAAPTAPAAPAAQPSRKEYNTRLLWPDMIKTPNNTWTFSCKEIVEKLGTNPQATAELKRNMEKCLIYFYTVKKVLNLFDHTYTASCMLFFRYWYVYGLPPYLPDCIHIAQAILVTACKTMENNRPIDAYIKATCDYFIKETTGLRVRQNLDKLKWDVRDRLVSNEKKILCCFGFDLNLENPKELIEDMFSGFYRFNRDYNLPDDFTQIFPKILQEARNFIVQAVTQPVSLLCDGYTFVALALIYCGLQYKKNVDESFQFPSNFFRDKFPVLVTAQRFGQFFNDYRVLEENFFDLKSNKREKLQISVQEIDELINEDPLPDGEVSDPYDYNLIKSGEVRQELKDHIHKRIRDIYERTVAETKKRMSPENVADLEQSKKKLKT; encoded by the coding sequence ATGAGTTCTGAATCTGATAATCATCAAGCAGCAACTCCAACAGCTCCAGCGGCTCCAACAGCCCCAGCAGCTCCGGCAGCTCAACCGTCTAGAAAAGAGTACAATACAAGGTTACTTTGGCCCGATATGATAAAGACGCCAAATAATACGTGGACTTTTAGCTGTAAggaaattgttgaaaaacTGGGCACAAACCCCCAGGCTACAGCTGAATTGAAGCGCAATATGGAAAAATGTCTAATATATTTTTACACCGTCAAGAAAGTTCTCAACCTTTTTGATCATACCTATACGGCCTCATGCATGCTGTTCTTTAGATACTGGTACGTTTATGGACTACCACCATACCTGCCAGATTGTATTCACATTGCACAAGCCATTTTAGTGACAGCTTGCAAGACTATGGAAAATAATAGACCCATCGATGCATATATTAAGGCTACTTGTGActatttcatcaaagaaactACTGGATTGAGAGTTAGGCAAAACTTGGATAAATTAAAGTGGGACGTTAGGGATAGGCTAGTAAGcaatgagaaaaaaatattgtGTTGTTTTGGGTTTGATTTAAACTTAGAGAACCCAAAGGAATTAATCGAAGATATGTTTAGTGGATTTTACCGTTTCAACAGAGATTACAATTTGCCTGATGACTTTACACAAATCTTCCccaaaattttacaagaggCACGTAATTTTATCGTTCAAGCTGTAACACAACCGGTATCGTTACTATGCGATGGTTATACTTTTGTCGCTCTGGCACTAATATACTGTGGTTTACAATACAAGAAAAACGTAGATGAGTCGTTCCAATTCccatcaaatttcttcagaGATAAATTTCCGGTCTTGGTAACTGCACAGCGGTTTGGACAGTTCTTTAACGATTATAGAGTTTTGGAAGAGAActtttttgatttaaagAGTAATaagagagaaaaattacaaattAGCGTTCAAGAGATTGATGAGTTGATAAATGAAGATCCATTACCGGATGGTGAAGTAAGTGATCCTTACGACTACAATTTAATTAAATCTGGTGAAGTGAGACAAGAATTAAAGGATCACATTCATAAGAGAATCAGAGACATTTATGAAAGAACAGTGGCGGAGACGAAAAAAAGGATGTCACCGGAAAATGTAGCTGATTTAGAACAAAGTAAGAAAAAGTTGAAGACCTAA
- the MFB1 gene encoding Mfb1p (weakly similar to uniprot|Q04922 Saccharomyces cerevisiae YDR219C Hypothetical ORF), with the protein MLQGLPLDVVLRIFSLLNMNDLVQVGKCSHLLRQLANHALLTKNVLISAHSNWIRDSLFFDMSRMDLEFIRHDEDEGHEEQEKEDNDEQLLMDMYAKPIMCNNEETLSYMRILQGVHEEDTKLVETDHVTSPDPNDWDAKLEKALKVLSPACSDYSKSSANSTFSELPPRLSNSEWSSPINELNTLSDVSVHGISDCESTSSANSLDKLRSSNKVRDKAALFEKLMAEDVNHTTRSQGKSMKRKSYGLLSHFFPDRSFDTRDRNVSQGYIEELARCNGEPAATTAPGELQDTQANDNTLECTEEPLSKKNYRNNSKGIQRNRLKAFVTQGNRICYEKI; encoded by the coding sequence ATGTTACAAGGACTGCCCCTAGATGTGGTATTACGAATATTCTCGTTACTAAACATGAATGACCTGGTGCAAGTTGGTAAATGTTCGCACCTTCTGCGGCAACTAGCAAATCATGCTCTATTAACGAAGAACGTTTTAATTAGTGCTCATTCGAATTGGATTAGGGATTCACTGTTCTTTGATATGTCTCGGATGGATTTGGAGTTTATACGgcatgatgaagacgaaggGCATGAAGAGCAGGAGAAagaagataatgatgaacaaCTTCTCATGGATATGTACGCCAAACCAATTATGTGTAACAACGAGGAGACACTGTCCTATATGAGAATTTTACAGGGAGTTCACGAAGAAGATACCAAGCTTGTCGAAACGGATCATGTAACATCACCCGACCCTAATGATTGGGATGCTAAGTTGGAAAAGGCTTTAAAGGTACTTTCACCGGCTTGTTCGGATTATTCTAAATCATCTGCAaattcaactttttcagAATTACCACCGAGACTATCCAACAGTGAGTGGAGCTCTCCCATAAATGAACTAAATACGCTATCAGATGTATCTGTTCATGGAATCAGTGATTGTGAATCTACCTCCTCCGCTAATTctttggataaattaaGATCTTCCAACAAAGTTAGGGACAAAGCTGCCTTGTTTGAAAAACTAATGGCAGAGGACGTCAACCACACTACTCGCTCTCAAGGTAAAtcgatgaaaagaaaatcctaTGGATTGTTATCCCACTTTTTCCCCGATCGTAGCTTTGACACTAGAGACAGAAACGTTTCTCAAGGGTATATCGAAGAACTGGCAAGGTGCAACGGGGAACCTGCAGCGACCACAGCCCCAGGGGAACTTCAAGATACACAAGCAAATGATAATACACTAGAATGTACCGAGGAACCATTGTCtaagaaaaattacagGAACAATTCGAAAGGAATCCAACGGAATAGATTAAAAGCATTTGTCACACAGGGAAACAGGATATGTTACGAAAAGATATAA
- the GTB1 gene encoding Gtb1p (weakly similar to uniprot|Q04924 Saccharomyces cerevisiae YDR221W Hypothetical ORF) gives MVNSQLKYGLLGLYSLFSLVKGSEGVVGVPESRQSIYEPRDDGKWACLGDANVIIEATQINDGICDCPDGSDEPGTGACGMKAPQFYCKNGEFLPRYISQSKVGDGVCDCCDCSDEQLTKGEVFYRGTQCSDLRTSFDKFVQQELENHHHGMQTLLQLKAQSPAPVKTQEGLSEQIRSLSEQLSNNEKILASEKADYAEKLKAENPLLYEFEQLHVDALANAVNDQLSEIIRVGRAYEDLVRILDALVENYSSHLMDLVVNENVKKYQFYKLKKLSKISCNPGNDNEQREQLLVYFQTELPELFANGLSDKPAKYIQGKATFVDMLILSKAEYTEVIMEAINKLRSILQDVAENYNRNYQDQGVRQAAEAFKHYTEKYATVDIVRLPQDLMDELDHLKSFVIEKAPELVSSSPSLENQDEAGQTGVMQQVQNWVGGIPNFFKPDMRGQIEKHEQDVRSLRAEMAARRKELTSLVEQESSGADERTKYIKALIDATNLSLEKNLDAYIYGIQYNGQILQKEKSGDQNSVLIGNFKSLRLNEELALLKYKEYVRINYSGDDELVQHLISETTDEEEDYLFGNLYQLNNGLQLEFENGDQCWDGPRRSATVFVQCSDKQELKKITETSRCRYSVEIESPFGCSEDFIYQPFRAE, from the coding sequence ATGGTGAATAgtcaattgaaatatggTCTTCTCGGGTTATATTCCCTTTTCAGTTTAGTAAAAGGTTCTGAAGGTGTTGTTGGTGTACCTGAATCCAGACAATCCATCTACGAACCCAGAGATGACGGGAAATGGGCATGTCTTGGTGATGCAAATGTGATTATTGAAGCCACTCAAATCAATGATGGGATTTGCGACTGTCCTGATGGCTCTGATGAACCAGGTACCGGTGCATGTGGTATGAAGGCACCACAATTCTACTGTAAGAATGGTGAATTTTTACCACGTTACATATCTCAGAGTAAGGTTGGAGATGGTGTTTGTGACTGCTGTGATTGCTCTGACGAGCAATTAACCAAAGGTGAGGTGTTTTATAGAGGTACTCAATGTAGTGATTTGCGCACATCCTTTGACAAATTTGTCCAACAAGAGTTGGAAAACCATCATCATGGTATGCAGACATTACTGCAATTGAAAGCACAATCTCCAGCACCTGTAAAGACTCAAGAAGGTTTATCAGAACAGATTAGGAGTCTATCTGAACAATTGTCcaataatgaaaagattcTTGCCTCTGAGAAGGCCGACTATGCCGAAAAGCTAAAAGCAGAAAATCCATTACTCTATGAATTTGAACAGTTACATGTGGATGCTCTTGCGAATGCCGTTAATGATCAATTGAGCGAAATTATTAGAGTTGGTAGGGCTTATGAAGATTTGGTAAGGATCCTTGATGCGTTGGTAGAAAACTACTCCAGCCATCTAATGGATTTGGTCGTCAATGAAaatgtgaaaaaatatcaattttACAAGCTAAAGAAGTTGTCCAAGATTAGTTGTAATCCAGGAAATGACAATGAACAACGTGAGCAGCTGTTAGTCTACTTTCAAACAGAATTACCTGAATTATTTGCAAACGGCCTTTCTGACAAACCCGCCAAGTATATTCAGGGTAAAGCTACATTTGTGGATATGCTCATTTTGAGTAAGGCTGAGTATACTGAAGTTATCATGGAAGCCATTAACAAATTACGTTCAATATTACAAGATGTCGCGGAAAATTATAACAGAAACTATCAGGATCAAGGTGTGAGGCAAGCTGCAGAGGCATTTAAACACTATACTGAGAAGTATGCCACCGTGGACATTGTTCGACTACCACAGGATTTGATGGATGAGTTGGATCATTTGAAATCATTTGTCATTGAAAAGGCTCCCGAATTAGTTAGTTCTTCACCTTCGCTTGAAAATCAAGATGAAGCTGGTCAAACGGGTGTTATGCAACAGGTTCAAAATTGGGTTGGAGGAATCCCCAACTTTTTTAAGCCAGATATGAGAGgtcaaattgaaaaacatgAACAAGACGTTAGATCTTTGAGGGCTGAAATGGCTGCTAGAAGAAAGGAATTGACCAGCTTGGTTGAACAAGAATCCTCAGGTGCTGATGAAAGGACTAAATACATTAAAGCTCTCATCGATGCAACAAATCTCAGCCTGGAGAAAAATCTTGATGCTTACATTTATGGAATTCAGTACAATGGtcaaattttgcaaaaagAGAAATCTGGTGATCAGAACAGCGTTCTcattggtaatttcaaGTCGTTGCGTCTCAACGAAGAGTTGGCTCTGCTCAAATATAAGGAATACGTTAGAATTAATTACTCTGGTGATGACGAACTGGTGCAACATCTGATTAGCGAAACGACAGACGAAGAGGAGGATTACCTATTTGGTAATTTGTACCAATTGAACAATGGATTGCAACTAGAGTTTGAAAACGGTGACCAGTGTTGGGATGGTCCCAGGAGATCTGCTACTGTTTTCGTGCAATGTAGCGAtaaacaagaattgaaaaagattaCCGAAACTTCTCGTTGTCGTTACTCAGTCGAAATCGAAAGTCCCTTTGGATGTTCAGAGGACTTCATATATCAGCCATTCCGCGCCGAATAA